TGTATTATGGATCAACCCACCGAGTTAAAAAAACCAATATCCAAAAAAGCCAAAACCCGTTCCGGTCGGATTTGGGGTTACGCGGTCACGGCGGCTATTCATATCCTGTTAATTTATATCGCCAATAACCTGATCGGCTGGCACGCGCAACTGATCAACCAGAGCTGGAATGAAGTACTGGGGATTTTGAATTTCTCGTTCGCGTTGAATATCATCGTCTACGGATCATTCATTATCTACGACAAGCGGCTGTATTACTACATCGCGCGGATGATATTGGACGTGGTGGGCGTCATCGTGTCCTATCGTTTGTTCGTCGTCTTTCCGTTTGACTTCCACGGCTTCTTCGAGCTCGGTTGGCTGAACGATGTATTCCCGATATTGTTATGGGTGGGGATAGTTGGCTTGGTAATCGGTATGATCGCTCGGACGGTCAGCCTAATGTCCGGGAAGAACATTCATTATTAGAAATATTAACCAACTTAATAGTTACGAGCCCGAGGATGTCGTTAACAGCAACGGTCAGTTTTTGCGTGACAAGTTTAGTGTCTAGATGCATTAATTTGACAATAAAGCAAAAATAGTGTATAATTAACATAGCAAATACAAAAAATAACATAAAAACTAGTAAACATATGAACTCTTACACAAAGCAGGAACGAATTTTCTTCTGCTTTTATTGTATCTAGACAATGATTATTCAGGACAAAAAACCTAAAAAATACTGTAAATTGAGGACATTTTTTCTTAGCCAAATACGCGGAGCCGAGAATAAATACGCGGCTAACCGACGGCTGATTTTGTGGTTAGTGTGGGGCCATATAATGAGATTCCTGTTAGTGTTTTGTTCCTGGCCATATTACTTGAAGCATACCCAACAGCAAAGTTTTGTCACTTACGCACCACGCGACGAGCAGGGGCGGTATCTAGAAAGCTACAGCCGGCACATCACCTATTATCGTGCCACCGTCGCATCTTTTATAACAGTAATTACCATGTTTGGTTTGGGTGTTGTTGGGGCTGTTTTTGCTGGGCTGATATTATTTAAGCCTGCGCCAGCGTTAGCGGCGGTAACCTGCAACGCGCCTGGTGTTGCCATGAATTTACCGACCACCACAACATATTGCAATTCCGGCGACACGTTTGATATCACGGGTTGGTGGTATGGTACCGGGTTGTGTTTTAATACACATTTCATATATTGGCAGTCGAATGGCGCTGATATGCTGGATTCGGGATCTGGACTGACGGTATACTTAAATCCCGAGGGTGAGTTTGCGGAATATGTAGAGGTGGGCGATACCGTAACCTGTCAGACAACCGGAAAGTACTCAATACGGATTCGAACGGAAGGCAATAAGTACAGCATCGCTAAGTTAGTTTATGTTGATCCACCAACAGCGCCATCGAATCTTGCTGAAACCAGCGTCACGACCACCTCCATTGCTACGAGTTGGACGGATAATTCTAATAATGAAGAACTTTTTCGCGTACAGCGTCAGGCCGACATAACACCAACTACAGATTGCTCAACACTGGTAAATCTGACAACGACGAGTGCGGATGTGGCAACCTATACGAATAGTAGTCTCACTGCCAACACCGGCTATTGTTATCAGGTGCGAGCCGAGAATGGCAATGGCAATACCGACTACACCAGCGCCGTAAAAGTGTACACTTTGCCGGTCGCGCCAAATATTTCGGCTGATCGCGCAACTTCCACTTGGTATACCACGCCAGATTTTACATTTTCTAATAACGCCGGATGGGGTTCGGGCGGGGTGAGATACTATCGGTATGTTTGGGACACCAGCCCAACCCACACCTGGACAGATTCAGAAAGTACCTGGGGACAGACTGAAAGTGACTGCGCGCCATTTAACGGCAGTGGCGGTTCGTGTACTTCAGCCGGGAACACTTTGGCATTAGCCGCCAGTTCGGATAGTAATTCATTGTACTTGCATGTACGCAGTTATAATTACGCCGGCGCTAACAACGGTAGCCAGGATATCGGTCCATATTATGTTGACCAAGTAGCACCAAACTCTCCCGCGCCGGTTTGGGATGGCGCCGGACCGACTGAAATAAGCTGGACTAACCAGGTTCAGGGATATGCCGGGTCGTGGACGGCGGCAGATGACGATCTATCCGGATTTTCTAAATATCAATATGCCATTGGCACTACATCTGGCGGCAGCGACACGATAAGCTGGACCGACGATGGTGCCATTACCAATATTGATAATGTTGATGTCGCGCTGCAAAACGGTCAGACGTATTATTTATCGGTTCGGGCAGTTGATGTAGCGGGAAATATTGGCGCCGTGGCTACTTCGAATGGTATTACCGTGGATACGCAGGCTGCCATACCAACCGGGATTATCGATCAGCCATCATTGACCAGCGCAACTATCAGTTGGACTACGAACGAGCCGGCTACGACTCAGCTGGAGTGGGGCGCTACCGGTGCCTACGGTAATTTGACCAGTGAAAGCGCCGAACTTACCACGGATCATTCGGTGACCCTGGCGGGGCTTAATGAAAACACCACGTATTATTATCGTATTCGTGGAACGGATCGGGCTGATAATGGAACCATCGGTGATGGTAAAACCTTTATCACCACTCAGCTTGAGGCGACGCTCATTACTAATACTGCTAGTGAGGTATTGAGCACCACCTCCACCAGGATTACCTGGACCACCAACCATGCCGCCACCTCGCGGGTACGCTATGGTCTGACCACGGCCTACGGTTCGGAAGTATACTCGGATACTCCGACGATCAACCATAGCCTGACGTTAACCGGTCTGACACCAGGTACAACCTATCACTATGAAGTACTCTCCGTCGGCAATACCTCGACCAATGACGCCGATGCTACATTCGCGACCTTAGAGAACACCACCGTTACTGGCGTCTCCGTTGGCGAGATAACAAACAGTTCGGCAGCCATTGCCTGGACTACTAACCACGCCGCTACTTCCCAGGTACGCTATGGCCTGACTACGGCTTATGGTTTGGAAGTTACATCCGGCACCCTAACCACCAGCCATAGTCTGACATTGACGGGTTTAACGGCAGGCACGACTTACCACTTTGAAGTATCTTCGGTGGGAAACACTACAGCTACGAACTCTGACGCCAGTTTTTCAACTAATCAACTGGAAGCCACTGCGATTACCAACATAGCTGGCGAAGTCTTGGGCACCACTTCGGCCAGGATTACTTGGACAACGAATCATGCCGCTACTTCGACCACGCAATATGGGACAACGACTGCGTATGGGTCGGAATCAGCTAATTCGGAATTAGTCACATCACACGGCCAGACGCTGACCGGGTTGCAGGCTAACACCACCTATCACTATCGGGTGGTTTCGACCGGCAATTCAACCGCCATTAGCAGTGATCAAACATTTTCCACCGAAGCTGAGCCAACGCCCGTTCCAGCGCCCGAGCCTGAGCCAACTCCGATACCCGGGCCAATCACTGCGGTCACGCCAACATTAATAACCCCCACGGCTAATTGGTCATCCATCCAGACAAAACCAACCATTATCGGTTTGGCTAAGAGCGGCCAAACAGTGCTGGTGTATATTGATGATGTTCTGAATGGCCGCACCAAGGCCACAACACACGCATCGGGTACCGGGAGCTTTGCGTACGCTCCAGCTTCAGATCTAAAAGTGGGGTGGCATACGATTTATCTCAAGGCCGAAGACTCATCTGGCAACATTAGCGCGCCATCAAGTCCGATCAGTTTCAGAGTCGAGCAGCCATATGTCGCGCCATATGTGTTCCAGCCCGAAGTCAGTCATACGGCGCTTCCCGTGATCGTGCTAAGGGGATTGGCTATGAATAATTCGATTATCCGGGTGTTGATCGATGGGCGAGAGGTTGATGAATTCACCGTCCAAAACAATTCCTCGGGCACCGCCAATTTCTCTTATGAACTATCCACCGATGGGCAATTAGCTATCGGCCAGCACACCGTAACATTAGTTGCCGAGGATCAGAATGGCCGGCTAAGTCAGGCAACCGCACCAATCACCTTTACTAAAGTTGCCCCCTCGGCTGGGACGCAGAAGAACAGCTCGGTTCAATTTGGAGAGA
This sequence is a window from Patescibacteria group bacterium. Protein-coding genes within it:
- a CDS encoding fibronectin type III domain-containing protein, which produces MRFLLVFCSWPYYLKHTQQQSFVTYAPRDEQGRYLESYSRHITYYRATVASFITVITMFGLGVVGAVFAGLILFKPAPALAAVTCNAPGVAMNLPTTTTYCNSGDTFDITGWWYGTGLCFNTHFIYWQSNGADMLDSGSGLTVYLNPEGEFAEYVEVGDTVTCQTTGKYSIRIRTEGNKYSIAKLVYVDPPTAPSNLAETSVTTTSIATSWTDNSNNEELFRVQRQADITPTTDCSTLVNLTTTSADVATYTNSSLTANTGYCYQVRAENGNGNTDYTSAVKVYTLPVAPNISADRATSTWYTTPDFTFSNNAGWGSGGVRYYRYVWDTSPTHTWTDSESTWGQTESDCAPFNGSGGSCTSAGNTLALAASSDSNSLYLHVRSYNYAGANNGSQDIGPYYVDQVAPNSPAPVWDGAGPTEISWTNQVQGYAGSWTAADDDLSGFSKYQYAIGTTSGGSDTISWTDDGAITNIDNVDVALQNGQTYYLSVRAVDVAGNIGAVATSNGITVDTQAAIPTGIIDQPSLTSATISWTTNEPATTQLEWGATGAYGNLTSESAELTTDHSVTLAGLNENTTYYYRIRGTDRADNGTIGDGKTFITTQLEATLITNTASEVLSTTSTRITWTTNHAATSRVRYGLTTAYGSEVYSDTPTINHSLTLTGLTPGTTYHYEVLSVGNTSTNDADATFATLENTTVTGVSVGEITNSSAAIAWTTNHAATSQVRYGLTTAYGLEVTSGTLTTSHSLTLTGLTAGTTYHFEVSSVGNTTATNSDASFSTNQLEATAITNIAGEVLGTTSARITWTTNHAATSTTQYGTTTAYGSESANSELVTSHGQTLTGLQANTTYHYRVVSTGNSTAISSDQTFSTEAEPTPVPAPEPEPTPIPGPITAVTPTLITPTANWSSIQTKPTIIGLAKSGQTVLVYIDDVLNGRTKATTHASGTGSFAYAPASDLKVGWHTIYLKAEDSSGNISAPSSPISFRVEQPYVAPYVFQPEVSHTALPVIVLRGLAMNNSIIRVLIDGREVDEFTVQNNSSGTANFSYELSTDGQLAIGQHTVTLVAEDQNGRLSQATAPITFTKVAPSAGTQKNSSVQFGEKVVYTVQSGDSLWKIANKLLGDGSRYGEIVALNLGTYPQLHDSPGFILPGWKLILPNAR